One window from the genome of Xenorhabdus bovienii SS-2004 encodes:
- a CDS encoding ATP-binding protein gives MNNKRYPRLIAPKLKEALTDTPVVCLLGPRQVGKTTLVKELESGRAYITFDDSTLLNAAKSDPLGFVQGLPERVTLDEVQRVPEILPALKAVVDTNRTSGRFILTGSANLLLLPGVQESLAGRVEVTYLQPLSEQEKQYSSVTLLEKLLSNRISPSIKGEQAQLEGIADAVVQGGYPEPNTRTEARARQWHKQYLNAIIQRDVKDIAAIRDEEELLRLIKILALRTGNLLNISGLSKDLGLQRDTVDKYITILERLFLVRRLPAWHKNHAKRLLKTPKIHIIDSGLACVLTKLRTNDWYDFSSDFGAVLESFVVQQLICQSGWIEHELFFSHYRDKDQVEVDLVIEDGKKVWGVEVKKAASIQPKDGAGLAKLASLSGDDWQGGIMLYTGNNCLPISQVPNTYAVPMNALWKE, from the coding sequence TTGAATAACAAACGATATCCTAGGCTTATAGCTCCCAAGCTTAAAGAGGCGTTAACAGATACACCAGTGGTGTGTTTATTGGGGCCTCGTCAGGTAGGAAAAACCACACTGGTAAAAGAGTTAGAGTCGGGGAGAGCGTATATTACTTTTGATGATAGTACGCTATTGAATGCTGCAAAAAGCGATCCCTTAGGGTTTGTTCAAGGATTACCTGAGCGAGTGACACTTGATGAAGTACAGAGAGTACCGGAAATTTTGCCTGCATTAAAAGCAGTAGTTGATACTAATAGAACATCAGGGCGTTTCATTCTTACAGGCTCTGCCAACTTGTTATTACTGCCGGGAGTTCAGGAGTCATTGGCTGGACGTGTTGAAGTGACTTATCTACAACCCTTGTCTGAACAAGAAAAACAGTATTCATCTGTGACGCTACTTGAAAAATTGCTATCCAATCGTATTTCACCATCCATTAAGGGAGAACAAGCTCAACTAGAGGGAATAGCGGATGCTGTAGTACAAGGTGGTTACCCAGAACCCAACACCCGAACAGAGGCGAGAGCTCGTCAGTGGCATAAACAGTATCTTAATGCCATTATTCAACGAGATGTCAAAGATATTGCAGCAATCCGCGACGAAGAAGAACTGCTTCGTCTTATCAAAATTCTCGCGCTTCGTACAGGGAACTTACTGAATATTAGTGGGTTATCGAAAGATTTAGGACTCCAGAGAGACACTGTTGATAAATACATCACTATATTGGAGCGTTTATTTTTAGTCCGTCGTTTACCTGCGTGGCATAAAAACCATGCTAAGAGATTGTTGAAAACACCGAAGATCCACATAATCGATTCCGGTTTAGCGTGTGTTTTGACTAAATTACGTACCAATGATTGGTATGATTTTAGTAGTGATTTCGGCGCAGTATTAGAAAGTTTCGTGGTGCAGCAACTGATTTGCCAATCGGGTTGGATCGAACATGAACTATTTTTTTCTCACTACAGAGATAAAGACCAAGTTGAAGTTGATTTGGTGATTGAAGATGGGAAAAAAGTTTGGGGTGTTGAAGTGAAAAAAGCCGCCAGCATTCAACCTAAAGACGGGGCTGGTTTAGCTAAGTTGGCCTCACTATCTGGCGATGATTGGCAAGGCGGAATAATGCTTTATACAGGGAATAACTGCTTACCGATAAGCCAAGTACCAAATACGTATGCGGTGCCGATGAATGCGTTGTGGAAGGAGTAG
- a CDS encoding restriction endonuclease subunit S, whose product MNQIAEGNSKYLAESVGNTLPIGYKQTEAGVIPEAWVVKSIGELANVIRGASPRPKGDKRYYDGKIPRLMVEDVTRDGKFVTPIVDSLTEAGAKLSRPCLRGTLTLVCSGNVGIPSILAIDACIHDGFLALTKVSKNISIDYLYHFFSTQREKFNNSATHGGVFTNLTTEGVREFLVALPFCYEEQTTIANILSDVDGLISELEKLLAKKQAIKIATMQQLLTGRTRLPQFAFREDGSKKGYKRSELREIPEDWNPISIGKDAVLKARIGWQALTTKEYLETGEYYLVTGTNFDAGTVKWEDCWYVSEWRYKQDSNIQLKEDDVLITKDGTIGKVGYVEFLRLPSTLNSGVFVIRPKNNAFHPRYLFYILTSKIFNEFMKGITAGSTITHLYQKDFVNFNFIAPNIEEQTTIATILLDMDTEIQALKQRLGKTRQIKQGMMQELLTGKTRLI is encoded by the coding sequence ATGAATCAGATAGCAGAGGGCAATTCTAAATATTTGGCTGAATCGGTAGGGAATACTTTGCCTATTGGATATAAGCAAACGGAAGCTGGAGTGATACCTGAGGCTTGGGTGGTTAAAAGCATTGGTGAACTTGCTAATGTTATAAGAGGAGCCAGCCCAAGACCAAAAGGTGACAAACGCTATTACGATGGAAAGATTCCTCGTCTTATGGTTGAAGATGTTACACGAGATGGAAAGTTTGTTACTCCTATCGTCGATTCGCTTACCGAAGCCGGTGCTAAATTAAGTAGGCCATGTCTAAGGGGAACTCTGACATTAGTGTGTTCAGGTAATGTCGGTATACCTTCAATATTAGCTATTGATGCATGTATACACGATGGTTTCTTAGCTCTAACAAAAGTATCAAAAAATATATCTATCGATTATCTTTATCACTTTTTTTCGACTCAGCGTGAGAAATTTAATAATTCAGCTACACATGGGGGCGTATTTACAAATTTAACGACTGAAGGCGTAAGAGAGTTTTTAGTTGCTTTACCTTTTTGTTATGAAGAACAAACTACTATTGCCAACATCTTATCTGATGTCGATGGCCTAATCAGTGAGCTGGAAAAACTGCTAGCCAAAAAACAAGCCATCAAAATTGCAACCATGCAACAGTTACTAACAGGCCGTACTCGCCTGCCGCAGTTTGCTTTTCGTGAAGATGGTTCGAAAAAAGGATACAAGCGAAGCGAATTAAGGGAAATACCAGAGGATTGGAATCCAATTTCTATTGGTAAAGATGCTGTACTAAAAGCACGCATAGGGTGGCAAGCGTTAACAACTAAAGAGTATTTAGAGACTGGTGAGTATTATCTGGTTACTGGAACGAATTTTGATGCAGGCACAGTTAAATGGGAAGATTGCTGGTATGTTAGTGAATGGCGTTATAAACAAGACTCAAACATACAATTAAAAGAAGATGATGTTCTTATTACGAAAGATGGAACAATAGGAAAGGTGGGTTACGTAGAGTTTCTTAGGCTTCCTTCAACATTAAATAGTGGAGTATTTGTTATACGACCTAAAAATAATGCCTTCCATCCTAGGTATCTGTTTTATATTCTTACATCAAAGATATTTAATGAATTTATGAAAGGTATTACCGCTGGTTCGACAATTACGCACTTATACCAAAAAGATTTTGTTAACTTTAACTTCATAGCTCCAAATATTGAAGAACAAACCACCATCGCCACAATCCTCTTGGATATGGATACAGAAATTCAAGCACTTAAACAGAGACTGGGAAAAACTCGTCAAATTAAACAAGGTATGATGCAAGAGCTACTCACTGGTAAAACTCGTCTGATATAA
- a CDS encoding MFS transporter: MSLMKKYSVTNFVIYQVSDVLFTISIKTIGMLFTWVMLNQLGLVVELGYFLFISWALQVLTLLAFGLYGDKFSTKFYLISFCILSLLIISSLYFIESKNYFYWGIFFIITSLFSILTQPIGNSIISRILHNTNTDLAFRARGLVSSLNVVSGPAISGILISYLAYGHILVIVFCSVVISFLGFLWVSMMPSEKKADTSKVSLKILKNNPTELRLGAISGIFNFVIVPLVSYFIPFLIIDTMKLGAFDLGIAEFFFGAGMFLGSSVLVKFFNQILGKGYASLTGTILVSLGIFGVSISQSNIHINISMLIAGIGVVIYNINTTSIRMTATPSSQRHSMESVFLSLCIIPIPLGMLFSTYSIQFLSVNSILLGMSLILLFCSILIIKTPNFMHLCKMSSESLDGYYEKLYPRSVS, encoded by the coding sequence ATGAGTTTGATGAAAAAATATAGTGTCACTAATTTTGTTATATACCAAGTCAGTGATGTTTTATTCACTATCTCCATTAAAACAATAGGAATGTTGTTTACATGGGTTATGCTTAATCAACTCGGATTAGTCGTTGAGTTAGGCTATTTTCTTTTTATATCGTGGGCATTGCAGGTGCTTACTTTGCTTGCTTTCGGTTTATATGGTGACAAGTTTTCAACTAAATTCTATTTGATTTCATTCTGTATTTTAAGCTTACTTATTATCTCCAGCCTGTACTTTATTGAAAGTAAAAACTACTTTTACTGGGGAATATTTTTTATCATCACATCTCTGTTCTCTATACTGACCCAACCGATTGGAAACAGTATCATCAGCCGAATATTGCATAATACAAACACCGATCTTGCTTTCAGGGCTAGAGGGTTGGTCAGTTCACTGAACGTTGTATCAGGCCCGGCTATCTCTGGAATATTAATTAGTTATCTTGCATATGGGCATATACTCGTCATTGTATTTTGCAGTGTCGTCATCTCTTTCTTAGGTTTTCTTTGGGTTTCTATGATGCCATCAGAAAAAAAAGCGGATACATCAAAGGTAAGTTTAAAGATCTTAAAGAACAACCCTACAGAATTAAGGTTAGGTGCAATTTCGGGTATTTTTAATTTTGTCATCGTCCCATTAGTTTCTTACTTTATTCCTTTTTTGATCATCGATACGATGAAACTAGGTGCATTTGACTTGGGGATAGCTGAGTTTTTCTTTGGTGCGGGAATGTTCTTAGGGAGTAGCGTTTTAGTAAAATTTTTCAATCAGATACTCGGTAAAGGTTATGCATCATTGACTGGAACTATTTTAGTTTCACTGGGTATTTTCGGCGTATCCATATCGCAGTCAAATATTCATATCAATATATCCATGTTGATTGCAGGTATTGGCGTTGTTATTTATAACATAAACACAACATCTATCAGGATGACGGCAACGCCTTCTTCACAAAGGCACTCCATGGAATCTGTATTTTTATCTCTGTGCATTATTCCCATTCCATTGGGAATGTTATTTTCTACTTACAGTATCCAGTTTCTAAGTGTTAACAGCATTCTGCTTGGCATGTCATTGATATTGTTATTCTGTTCTATTTTGATTATTAAAACGCCTAATTTTATGCATCTTTGCAAGATGAGCAGTGAATCGTTGGATGGATATTATGAAAAACTATATCCGCGTTCTGTTAGTTAA
- a CDS encoding M48 family metallopeptidase: MAQLTIGKIDMQLNRKAIKNLHISVLPPDGLVRISAPMHMSDTAIRMAVISRIPWIKKQQQDFARQPRQSEREMVNGECHYLWGRRHRLNIVEHVGKQQVKTSGEKIYLYVPYGAPFEKKAQVLSDYYRAALKERIEKLLMHWQPIIGVMPSSWGIKKMKTKWGSCNTVSGSIWLNLELAKKPLECLEFILVHELVHLLERKHNERFMTYMDGYLPDWRERKRLLSILPLSNDEWVTPCVALLDISD; encoded by the coding sequence ATGGCACAGTTGACGATTGGCAAAATAGATATGCAGCTCAATCGCAAAGCGATAAAGAACCTGCATATCAGCGTATTGCCTCCTGATGGACTTGTACGGATATCAGCACCGATGCATATGAGTGATACCGCCATTCGAATGGCGGTGATCAGCCGCATCCCCTGGATTAAAAAACAGCAGCAGGATTTCGCACGCCAGCCACGCCAGTCAGAACGTGAGATGGTTAATGGCGAATGCCACTACCTTTGGGGAAGGCGGCATCGTTTAAATATTGTTGAGCATGTCGGTAAGCAACAAGTTAAGACCAGTGGAGAAAAGATTTATCTTTATGTTCCTTATGGTGCTCCATTTGAGAAAAAAGCACAGGTACTTTCAGATTATTATCGAGCAGCTTTAAAAGAACGAATAGAAAAGCTGTTAATGCACTGGCAACCCATTATTGGTGTGATGCCTTCGTCATGGGGCATCAAAAAAATGAAAACCAAATGGGGTAGCTGTAATACTGTTTCTGGCAGTATCTGGCTAAACTTAGAATTGGCAAAAAAACCACTGGAGTGTCTGGAATTTATTTTGGTTCATGAACTAGTGCATCTTTTAGAGCGCAAACATAATGAGCGATTTATGACTTATATGGACGGCTATTTACCTGATTGGAGAGAAAGGAAAAGGTTATTAAGTATTTTGCCACTGTCTAATGATGAGTGGGTGACTCCCTGTGTAGCCTTACTAGATATCTCCGATTAA
- a CDS encoding type I restriction endonuclease subunit R, translating to MSTVGQRERVTQDRIVKFFQTELGYRYLGNLQDRDNKNIDVDILTAWLKKRGISGTLIGRVLRQLINTAALGDGNKLYHANKNVYNLLRYGIKEKEDVGEQHQTIWLIDWHNPEANDFAIAEEVSIKGENKKRPDIVLYVNGIALGIIELKRSSVSVSEGIRQNLDNQKKEFIRDFFSTMQLVMAGNDTQGLSYGTIGTPEKYYLEWKERIDNPYPYRLDFHLSRICSKPRFLQLIHDFIVFDAGVKKACRHNQFFGVEAAKKRILQREGGIIWHTQGSGKSLTMVWLAKWIRENVPNSRVLIVTDRTELDAQIEKVFTGVEENIYRTKSGADLIFNLNRPNPWLICSLVHKFGHRSEAEDDAATDEYIKELKKSLPSDFRAKGDLFVFVDECHRTQSGKLHDAMKSILAEAVFIGFTGTPLMKKDKKKSIEVFGSFIHTYKFDEAVSDGVILDLRYEARDIDQYLTSQKRIDEWFEANTQGLSRLGKTQLKQKWGTMQKVLSSKSRLEMIVMDIRLDMMKRPRLMDGRGNAMLVCSSIHQACTVYDLFSQTDLAGKVAIITSYKPDSASIKGEETGEGLTEQLAKYKTYRKMLADYFEQPEDKVANRVEEFETKVKQQFIDEPGQMRLLIVVDKLLTGFDAPSATYLYIDKHMSDHNLFQAICRVNRLDGDDKEYGYIIDYKDLFRSLNKAISDYTKEVFDGYDKKDIDGLLKNRLEQARLNLDAALEMVRALCEPVKAPRNTIDYIHYFCCESGADPELLSEKEALRLALYQCVAKLLRAFANIANEMTIAGYSPAQMEKIRAEVAHYEKVRDEIKLASKDKVEMKRYEPAMRSLIDMYIRADDSEVLIDFEEIGLLELIIQKGAAVGEDLPEGIRKDPEAMAETIENNVRKTIVDENPVNPRYYEHMSVLLDELIALRRQNALNYQEYLEKIRDLAKKVVRPNQNTAAYPPDIDTPPKRAFYDNFDQNTDLAICIDKTIRDTKKADWVNDRFKEREIANALRDETAEYKVDIDKIMELAKAQRDYR from the coding sequence ATGAGCACCGTAGGCCAGCGCGAACGCGTAACTCAAGATCGCATTGTCAAATTTTTCCAGACGGAATTAGGTTACCGCTATCTGGGAAATTTACAGGACAGAGACAATAAGAATATTGACGTAGATATACTGACTGCATGGTTAAAAAAGCGGGGAATCAGTGGCACATTGATTGGCCGTGTGTTGCGTCAGTTGATTAATACCGCCGCGCTGGGCGATGGGAATAAGCTCTATCATGCCAACAAAAATGTCTATAATTTGTTGCGTTATGGCATTAAAGAAAAAGAAGATGTGGGTGAGCAGCATCAGACTATTTGGTTGATTGACTGGCACAACCCAGAAGCCAATGATTTTGCCATTGCTGAAGAAGTCTCCATTAAAGGAGAAAATAAAAAACGTCCGGATATCGTCCTGTATGTAAATGGCATTGCTTTGGGAATTATCGAACTGAAGCGTTCAAGTGTCTCCGTTTCAGAAGGTATTCGTCAGAATCTGGATAACCAGAAAAAAGAGTTCATCCGTGACTTTTTCAGCACCATGCAACTGGTGATGGCAGGGAATGACACACAAGGATTGAGCTACGGTACTATTGGTACACCTGAAAAATATTATCTGGAATGGAAAGAAAGGATTGATAACCCTTACCCCTATCGTTTGGATTTTCACCTCAGCCGAATTTGCAGCAAACCACGTTTTCTACAATTAATTCACGATTTTATTGTGTTTGATGCAGGTGTTAAGAAAGCTTGTCGTCATAATCAATTCTTTGGTGTTGAGGCTGCAAAAAAACGTATTCTCCAACGCGAAGGTGGCATTATTTGGCATACACAAGGTTCAGGAAAAAGCCTGACTATGGTTTGGCTGGCAAAATGGATACGGGAAAATGTGCCAAATAGCCGCGTGTTGATTGTCACCGACCGCACTGAATTGGATGCACAGATCGAAAAAGTTTTTACTGGGGTAGAAGAAAATATTTATCGCACTAAAAGTGGTGCAGATCTGATTTTCAATCTTAATCGGCCAAATCCGTGGCTGATTTGTTCTTTAGTACATAAATTTGGTCATCGGTCTGAAGCAGAAGACGATGCAGCAACGGATGAATACATCAAAGAACTCAAAAAATCATTGCCGAGTGATTTCAGAGCGAAAGGTGATCTGTTTGTATTTGTTGATGAATGTCACCGGACTCAATCCGGTAAATTGCATGATGCGATGAAATCTATATTAGCGGAAGCCGTGTTTATTGGTTTTACCGGTACACCTTTAATGAAAAAAGACAAGAAAAAATCCATTGAAGTATTTGGTAGTTTTATTCATACATATAAGTTCGATGAAGCTGTTTCTGATGGTGTAATACTGGATTTGCGTTATGAAGCCCGTGATATTGATCAGTATCTGACTTCGCAAAAAAGAATCGATGAATGGTTTGAAGCTAATACACAAGGGTTGTCCCGTTTGGGCAAAACCCAGTTGAAGCAGAAATGGGGAACAATGCAGAAGGTTCTTTCCAGTAAATCTCGTTTGGAAATGATCGTTATGGACATCAGGCTGGATATGATGAAACGTCCACGCCTGATGGATGGACGAGGAAATGCCATGTTGGTTTGCTCCAGCATTCATCAAGCTTGTACCGTTTACGATTTGTTCAGCCAAACAGATCTTGCTGGGAAAGTAGCAATTATCACCAGCTATAAGCCAGACTCTGCAAGTATTAAAGGAGAAGAAACGGGAGAAGGCCTGACAGAGCAGCTAGCTAAATATAAAACTTATCGTAAAATGCTGGCTGATTATTTTGAACAACCAGAAGATAAAGTTGCTAACCGGGTTGAAGAGTTTGAAACGAAAGTAAAACAGCAATTTATTGATGAGCCAGGACAAATGCGTTTACTTATCGTGGTAGATAAATTGCTGACAGGTTTTGATGCGCCTTCCGCGACTTATCTTTATATTGATAAACACATGTCTGACCATAATTTATTCCAGGCCATTTGCCGAGTTAACCGTCTGGATGGAGATGACAAAGAATATGGCTATATTATTGATTATAAAGATTTGTTCCGTTCCCTGAATAAAGCGATATCCGATTATACCAAAGAGGTATTTGACGGATACGACAAGAAGGATATCGATGGGCTGTTGAAAAATCGTCTGGAACAAGCCAGATTAAATCTGGATGCGGCATTGGAGATGGTTAGAGCGTTATGTGAACCCGTTAAAGCTCCACGTAACACGATAGATTATATTCACTATTTTTGCTGTGAATCGGGAGCTGATCCTGAATTGCTGTCTGAAAAAGAAGCGTTACGTTTGGCACTATATCAGTGTGTAGCAAAGCTGTTGCGTGCTTTCGCAAATATTGCCAATGAAATGACCATTGCTGGATATTCTCCTGCACAGATGGAGAAAATCCGTGCAGAAGTCGCTCATTATGAAAAAGTACGTGACGAGATTAAACTCGCCAGCAAAGATAAGGTTGAAATGAAACGTTACGAACCGGCGATGCGTAGTCTTATAGATATGTATATCCGGGCGGACGACAGTGAAGTTCTCATAGATTTTGAAGAAATTGGTCTTTTGGAACTTATTATTCAGAAAGGTGCGGCAGTGGGAGAGGATTTACCTGAGGGAATACGTAAAGATCCCGAGGCGATGGCAGAAACAATAGAAAATAACGTACGTAAAACGATTGTTGATGAGAACCCTGTTAACCCGAGATATTACGAACATATGTCTGTTTTGCTGGATGAGTTGATCGCTTTACGTCGTCAAAATGCACTAAACTATCAGGAGTATCTGGAAAAAATCCGTGATCTCGCTAAAAAAGTTGTTCGCCCGAATCAGAACACTGCCGCTTATCCACCTGATATTGATACCCCTCCTAAACGGGCGTTTTATGATAATTTCGATCAGAATACGGATCTGGCAATCTGCATTGACAAAACAATACGTGATACGAAAAAAGCAGATTGGGTAAATGACAGATTTAAAGAACGTGAAATCGCGAATGCACTTCGTGACGAAACTGCCGAATATAAAGTGGATATTGATAAGATAATGGAACTTGCTAAAGCGCAGAGAGACTACCGCTGA
- a CDS encoding type I restriction-modification system subunit M yields MAIKKNELYSSLWASCDELRGGMDASQYKDYVLTMLFMKYVSDKYKNDRYGIIVIPEGAGFDDMVALKGKKDIGDEINKIIRKLADENGLGTMFDVANFNDEEKLGKGKEMIDRLSKLVGIFEGLDLSNNYAGGDDLMGDAYEYLMRHFATESGKSKGQFYTPAEVSLVLAKIIGINDKTPRDASVYDPTCGSGSLLLKASDEAPRGLSIFGQEMDVTTSSLAKMNMILHGHESDVHSIQQGNTIASPVFKDDKGQLKTFDFAVANPPFSNKNWTSGINPREDEFGRFGWGIPPEKNGDYAFLLHILKSLKSTGKGAVILPHGVLFRGNAESLIRENLIKQGYIRGIIGLPANLFYGTGIPACIIVLDKQDAISADFDAEGKVTRGRDIFMIDASRDFIKDGNKNRLRSQDIYKIVEVFTQQKTLPRFSRTVEFKEIVANDYNLNIPRYIDSSEPEDLHDLSAHLQGGIPNRDIDVLDKYWNVFPGIRSTLFATEREGYSHSLVEANQVKDTILNHTEFKTFAEQSLKPFAAWCQSAALKEIHRSDNPKELLNDISGYLLINYESVPLLSKYDVYQILMDYWAETMQDDVYVLVQDDWAAGKKVRELVVKQAEKLKETPDFVIKKTKYKAEIIPPALIIQNYFAGQQVKIDQLQIDADNATQALENYIEENSGDDGLLNDALNDKDKVTKASITARLKLATDNEEKTVLKQAKELFDAEIDAKKELKKYQEALDLSVLKQYSKLTDDEIKTLVVDKKWLATLEANIQAEIERVTQQLTNRVRELEERYAESLPTISKSVDSLSSKVADNLKAMGLEWVL; encoded by the coding sequence ATGGCAATCAAAAAGAACGAACTCTATTCCTCATTGTGGGCTAGCTGCGATGAGCTGCGTGGCGGTATGGATGCCAGCCAGTACAAAGACTACGTGCTGACCATGCTGTTTATGAAGTATGTGTCCGATAAGTACAAGAATGATCGTTACGGCATTATTGTTATTCCTGAAGGTGCTGGTTTTGATGATATGGTTGCCCTGAAGGGCAAAAAAGACATTGGCGATGAAATCAATAAGATTATCCGCAAATTAGCTGATGAAAACGGGTTGGGAACCATGTTTGATGTTGCCAACTTTAACGATGAAGAAAAGCTTGGTAAAGGCAAAGAGATGATTGACCGCCTTTCCAAATTAGTCGGTATTTTTGAAGGGTTGGATCTCTCCAATAATTATGCTGGTGGCGATGATTTGATGGGTGATGCCTACGAATATCTGATGCGCCACTTCGCAACTGAATCTGGCAAATCAAAAGGACAGTTTTATACTCCTGCGGAAGTTTCGTTAGTTCTGGCAAAGATTATAGGAATAAACGATAAAACTCCGCGTGATGCTTCTGTATACGACCCGACCTGTGGTTCCGGTTCTCTGCTTCTTAAAGCGAGTGATGAAGCACCGCGTGGGTTAAGTATCTTTGGTCAGGAGATGGATGTGACTACTTCATCACTGGCAAAAATGAATATGATTCTGCATGGTCATGAATCTGATGTTCATAGTATTCAGCAGGGTAACACCATTGCCTCTCCTGTATTTAAAGATGATAAAGGACAGCTTAAAACTTTTGATTTCGCCGTAGCAAATCCTCCTTTTTCTAATAAAAACTGGACCAGTGGTATTAACCCGAGAGAAGATGAATTTGGTCGTTTTGGTTGGGGAATTCCACCAGAGAAAAACGGTGATTATGCCTTTTTATTGCACATCCTCAAGAGCCTGAAAAGTACAGGTAAAGGGGCTGTAATCTTGCCTCACGGTGTATTGTTTCGTGGTAATGCTGAATCCCTGATTCGTGAAAACCTGATAAAGCAGGGTTACATTAGAGGTATTATTGGTCTTCCGGCAAACCTGTTTTATGGCACAGGTATTCCGGCCTGTATTATTGTGCTAGATAAGCAGGATGCCATTTCTGCTGATTTTGATGCAGAAGGGAAAGTAACCCGTGGGCGTGATATTTTTATGATTGACGCAAGCCGTGATTTTATAAAAGACGGTAATAAAAACCGCTTGCGTAGTCAGGATATCTATAAAATCGTTGAAGTTTTTACTCAACAGAAAACATTGCCACGTTTTAGCCGAACAGTTGAATTCAAAGAGATTGTAGCGAACGACTACAACCTCAATATCCCTCGTTATATCGACAGTAGTGAACCGGAAGATTTGCACGATCTCAGCGCTCATCTGCAAGGGGGGATTCCTAACCGTGATATTGATGTGCTGGATAAATACTGGAATGTTTTCCCCGGCATTCGCTCTACATTATTTGCAACGGAGCGCGAAGGATACAGCCACAGCTTGGTGGAAGCCAATCAGGTCAAAGATACTATTCTCAACCATACTGAATTTAAAACTTTTGCGGAACAAAGCCTAAAACCGTTTGCCGCATGGTGTCAATCCGCTGCACTAAAAGAAATTCATCGTAGCGATAATCCAAAAGAGTTACTTAATGACATTAGTGGATATTTATTGATTAACTATGAGTCAGTGCCTCTACTGAGTAAGTACGATGTTTACCAGATCCTGATGGATTATTGGGCAGAGACGATGCAGGATGATGTTTATGTGCTGGTACAAGATGATTGGGCAGCGGGTAAAAAGGTACGTGAGCTGGTAGTAAAACAAGCTGAAAAACTGAAAGAAACACCGGATTTTGTGATCAAGAAAACTAAGTATAAAGCTGAAATTATTCCTCCGGCATTGATTATCCAGAATTACTTTGCAGGGCAGCAGGTAAAAATCGATCAATTACAAATTGATGCGGATAATGCAACACAAGCGCTAGAAAACTATATCGAAGAAAACAGCGGCGATGATGGCCTGCTGAATGATGCCCTGAATGACAAAGATAAAGTGACCAAAGCAAGTATTACTGCTCGCCTGAAACTGGCAACCGACAATGAAGAAAAAACAGTACTGAAACAGGCAAAAGAGCTATTTGACGCTGAAATAGACGCTAAAAAAGAGCTGAAAAAATATCAGGAAGCGCTGGATTTATCGGTACTTAAGCAATACTCAAAACTTACTGATGATGAGATCAAAACGTTGGTGGTGGATAAGAAATGGCTAGCAACATTGGAAGCTAATATTCAGGCTGAGATTGAGCGTGTAACTCAACAATTGACAAACCGTGTCAGAGAATTGGAAGAACGCTATGCCGAATCGCTGCCAACAATTAGTAAATCGGTGGATAGTTTGAGTAGCAAAGTGGCAGATAATCTGAAGGCTATGGGTTTGGAATGGGTATTATAA